From Marivirga harenae, one genomic window encodes:
- a CDS encoding DUF5675 family protein: MSFELIRNYRSGGTNGSLRYGSEKICHTIELPWKDNELNISCIPEGRYLLEKRITHERGFHLILKSVPGRSWILIHPANDARTELEGCIAPVSELKGIGKGIRSSEAMDRLLEVFEEAKENQNHIYITIKEKSAMNILERAKKPTPKLFRKLRTVGLILAAAGGAILGAPITLPAGLITVAGYLTVGASVLTAVSQVTVDDEVKIPPLPEVKNKGDASPR; encoded by the coding sequence ATGAGTTTTGAACTTATTCGAAATTATAGGTCAGGTGGAACCAATGGAAGCTTGAGGTATGGCAGTGAAAAAATCTGTCATACCATTGAACTTCCCTGGAAGGACAATGAATTAAATATCAGTTGCATTCCTGAAGGTAGATATCTTTTAGAAAAGAGGATTACCCATGAAAGGGGATTTCACCTGATATTGAAAAGTGTTCCTGGAAGGAGTTGGATTTTAATCCATCCTGCGAATGATGCCCGGACAGAACTGGAAGGCTGCATTGCACCAGTCTCGGAGCTAAAAGGAATAGGAAAAGGAATACGATCGAGTGAAGCCATGGACAGGCTTTTGGAAGTCTTTGAAGAGGCCAAAGAGAACCAGAATCATATTTACATCACTATTAAAGAGAAATCAGCTATGAATATTTTAGAAAGGGCGAAGAAGCCCACTCCAAAGTTGTTTAGAAAATTAAGGACAGTCGGCTTGATATTAGCAGCTGCAGGAGGTGCTATTTTAGGAGCGCCCATCACATTGCCAGCTGGCTTGATCACAGTTGCAGGATATCTAACCGTTGGTGCCAGTGTCCTGACTGCAGTCAGTCAGGTAACGGTGGATGATGAGGTCAAAATACCTCCACTGCCTGAGGTAAAAAACAAGGGAGATGCAAGTCCACGGTAA